The genomic region TAATTCAGAAGTTCTAAATCATTTGCTGAAAGGTTAATTAATTCTTCTCTTATTTGAAAGTAAAAATCTCTTAATGCTTCAAAATCAATTGTATCTTTCATTAAGTCTTTGAAAACTTCAATTGAAGAAAATTTTCTGACTATATTCTTTTTCATTTCTATCGTTAGGTCAAAATAACTAAATCGTGATAGAAATCGTTTTTCTTGATTTATTATTGAATTATGAATAAATTCATTAATTATTTGTTGCCTATTTGAATAGTTTAGCTTTTGATTTAGTAAATAAGTAGTAAAACTATCATGAAAAAAAGAAATTCTGTTCAATCTAATCTCGAATAAATACGGATGCTCATTTATAAATTCATTTACTATGGTTGCTAATTCATCATCTAATAATAAGTGAATTTCAGATTTCATGAAAAAAGAGCGAGAACATAAAAATAAAGATAACGATTGTTTTCCTTTTTCATTTTTTATTATTTCTTCATAATAACTATCAACTGAATCAAGTTTATTTAGTTTTGGTATGCTATTATTCTTCTTGTAATGTTCCGCTACATATTTTACCAAAATCGGGTATCCTCCTGTTATTGAAAATATTTCAGTTCCAATACTGTAATCTGAAATATGATATAATTTATTTAAGACTTCTTGTGTTTGATTATTGTTCCAGTTTCCGAGTTGATGCTTTTTCCATAATAATTTCTTATGTAAAGGGCGACTTAAAATAATTGTCTTACAACTTTCTTTTAACTTATCAATGAAATAAATATATTTTTCTAATTCACTACGGTTATAATTTTCAACATGGTCAAGACCATCTATTATAACAGTTCTTTGCTCTTTTTTTATTTCCTGTATTATTGTTTCCTCATTTCTGTGTAATAAATCTTTAAAAAGTTTTTTTGAAAAATCTGAAATAAAATTTTTGTACTTTAATCGTTCCGTTTTGTTTCCTTCTTGGCTAGAAACAAAAAAACGATATAACAAATTGTTAGGGTATTTATCTTCTAATAAACAGACTAAATGACTTTTGCCGACACCAGGTTTTCCTTCAATAAGCAATATATTTTCAATCATTAAAAATTCTCTACTAATTTTAACGGTTGGTTCAATTAATTGTGTTTTAAAAACATCAATAGTTGGTAAATTCTTTCGTTCTATAATCCATTTACGATTATCTAAATAGTCGTTAAAAAAATGTTCTATTATTGATTTTCTGAATGGGTTTGCTTTATAAATTTCTTCAATGTTATTGTCAATTTCCGTTCGACTTAATGAGACTAAATATACTCCGGATAATTGTAAGGCTGGAAACCCAAGTATTTCGCAATTCGGATTTATGGCAATTTTTCTGAAAAAAACTATATTGTTCTTTTCAGAAAGTTTATGTGATTTACCATTGATACTTATACTGTTAGTTGTAATTTTTAAATTATCAATAGAAATGTTATCAATGTCTTTTATTTGAAAATAATACTCATCAGTTCCAGAAATAATTTTAACATCATCAAAATTATTGTTTACAACTGCTTCAATTTCAATTTTATCTATTATGCGTTCGGCATCCATTTTTGCCAACAACAAAGTTGTTACATGTTTTTGATATGTATATCCAATGAATGAGTTTTTCATTTTATTTCACAGAATTTTCAACAATCAAAATCTCCTCCTCTGTAAGTTTATACAACTCATAAACCATTTTGTCAATTTCTTTATCTGTTTGGGATATTTGGGTTTGGACTTGGTTTATTTCTTTTTTGTAATCCTCAAAATAATCTTCCCATTCATCTTGTTGTGTGAGTGAGAGTTCTACTTTTCTTACATCAAGTGTTTTGAGATATTTATTTATTACGGATATTTGAAAGATGCTCATTGCCTGTACAGTAATTTAGGTAATCAAAAAGCCAAAAGTACAAAGAAATTAAGGCAAATGATAATCTTTTTATTAACATTAATTTTAATAAAAAAGAGCTTGTGTTTCCAAACTCTTTTAATCACACGAGTTATTACAAAATTTATGTCAGATATTCAATATGAGCATCACGTGCATTGTTATTTACTGATTCAATTCTGTTGTCTCTTGACCACACATTCCGGAGCAAACTGACCACCACCTGTAAGCAGTGAAAATCTGATTAAATTTATCCGGCATCTTCATTATTTCAATGCAATTAATGTTTTAGTGATTGAATCTCTTAAATCTTGTTGTACTTTAACTTCCTCTGCATATTCTTGCCATTTACTTACAATATTTTTTATTTCTTGAATTATTTTTTTTCCCTTTTTAATGTTATTTGCATCGGCAATTGTCATAAGATCTGCTTCAGAGATATTTTTATGTTTCCCGTTAATACTTAATGTATGTTGACTTACCCAAATATTGCTCGGATCGTAAGAATAACATACATCATAAGCAGGTGACAACTCCCATTTTCCATCCTTTTTAAGGCTAAATGAAAAATTTTTTGTATGATCATCATAGTTTGTTGCCATAACATTGAAAACCATTCTTCTAAACATTTGTATTGCCTCAGGATATGTTAATTTCAAAATTCGCATGGTTTGGAACAGTTGTTCGTAACTGTATCCGTATAAATTATTAAAATCATAATGCTGTATACCGCAAAATGTTTGAATATGATGTTTCGTATCGTTTCCTACTCTGTCAAATCGTTTAGTCATAAAGTGAGCTCTGCCGTTTTCTTCTAACAATTTACATTCCATCATGTCAATACTGCAATCCTTTGCCATTAAATAGTAAGCATACTCTACCTTTCCATAGCCGTAACTTTCTCCAAATTGCACATCGCTTACTCCATCCAACTTAATCAACCAGTTTTCAAATCCTTTCGGTACTCCTGCCTGACCGGATTTTAGCTCTCCGGTTTTCTCATTATAAGCAATTACTACTTTTGGTCTTGCACCACCTGCAGAAGTTCCTGTTTTTAGAATTTGGATCATTGCTGTTTGCTCATCTTTTTTAAGATTAGCATGAAATCCTTTACGAGCAGACAGCATTTTTTGAGCAATATCAACCAAACTTTTTATCTCAACTATAAATGGTTGTTTACTTGCTTTAAATTGAGCCGGTTCAAACTCTAAAGCGCCCATTCCCCTTGCACCGATAAAACATAATTTTTCTACCGGATTCATACTGTTTGCAGATCGTCCGTTCTGTGCTAACCAAACATTAATAAGTTGATTACCATATTTATCAGGTAATGAATCTGCCAACATTCCCGGTAAGCCTTTGAATGTATCAGTATTTTCTCCTCTTGTCCCACGAAGTTCCGGAAAACTGTATATACGGGAACCATTTTTTATTGGCATTATTATAGGAGAAAGATTCCAACCCTTTGAAAGAAACTTGGTATCATACTGAAAACTTGCCAATTGTAGTTTTTCATCCCAACGAACAGCTCCTACTGATTCACCCCATATTTTTACTTCTGCAACATCTACCATCCTAAATTTTCATTTGATTTTTCCTCTGTATTTATATTTCTTGCTCGCTGTTTTTTCTTCTTTTGCAAGTTGGCATATTCTATGGGGCTTATTTCATTGCTTATTTGAAAAACATCCATGATATATAATAAGTTAAGCACCCTTAAAACTTTTATCAAGCTTTTTAGGGTTACTTTACCTCCCCTCTCTAACAAGCTCAAAGTGGAGCGACTTATGCTTGCTGCAGATGAAACTTCATCTTGTGTTTTATTTTGATTCAAACGATGATGCTTGATAAAATTTCCTGTGAGCTCGCTGAGTGCTTTATCACTCATAGATACCAGGCTATTGAGTGAAATATCATTCATAAACCTTGATTTATATTATTAATGCATGAAATATCATTCAAATATACATAAAGTAATGCATTAAACAAAATTATAAATCAGAATTTAAACAAGGAAGAAATTCAACTGTATTTGAAAATCTTACAATTTTAGAAAAATATTTAACTACACTTGAAAAGTCTGATAATTTCAGGTCTGATAAAATTATTCCCCCACTAAAACAAAAGCACCCCAATAGAAAGGATATTTGTATTTTTCTTTGATTTCTAATTGTGCTTTATGAAAGGCATCATGCTTATCGCCGGATTTTAACCAATGTTTGTAAAAACTTGACATCAAATCTTGCGTTCCTTCATCGCTCACTTCCCATAAACTTGTAATTACTGAAGATGCTCCTGCTATTTGGAACGAACGTTGCAAACCGTAAACTCCTTCTCCGTTTTTGATCTCTCCTAAACCTGTTTGACAGGCGCTTAATATCACGATATCAGTATTATCTAAATCAAGTATCATGGCTTCAAAAGCATTTAAAATACCGTCATCCGAATCTTTATTGTCTTTAGTATTCATTTCGTTTACGGTACGATCGGCACCGGCTAAGAGCAATCCTGAACGCAGCAACGGATTTTCATATGCTTTCATAGGCTCAATACCAAACGAACGGGTATCTTCGGAAGGATCAACTTCGTTCTCTAAAAAATAACCGTGGGTTGCAATATGTAAAATATAGGGACTTTTAACTTTCTTGAGATTTTCTTCTGTTGCATTTTTTTCCATAACCGTATTCACCTTATAATAATTACTTTTCAATAATGATTGAATAGTATTTACTTCTTTTTTCGTTCCGGGCAATGGGGTCAATACCGCATAAGCATCAGGCAAATCCAATTTGTAATCAGGATATCCCAATAAGAAAGCAGTTTTAGAAAACTTCTTCGCTTTGTTAAACGATAAAATATCTTTGGTATTGGTTACAAAACGAACATCTTTCACATCAAGAATATGCCTTTCGGAAGGCAATTGAATAGTATTGATATTCACCTGATTATAAATGCCGTCAACAGAGATGTAAAGTTTTTTATCATTAGTAGATGTTAATCCGGCAATACTTTTCCAATAATAATCGTAAAAAGGTTTCATGCTTTTACCTGAATGTATTGTCTCTTGATATTCCTCTGACCATGCAGATTCCATATTATCACCGTCTTTCATAAAAACCATTTTAGGAACTTCATTATTATTCTTTAAAACCAAAGCTAAATAATGAATTTGATCCCTCGGATATAAATAACTGAAACTGTTGATCCGTATGATCTCAACGGCAGCTTCATTGGGTTTCAACACTTTTGCAATATCATTATATGTAATTGTTTTTAATTCATTGGCTTTTTTAAATTCTTCAGAAGATTTGGTTATATCTTTTTCCAAATTTAAAACAACTGTTTCAAGCGAATCAATATTTATATTCTCTTCTTTCAACTCTTCATTGGAATAAGTATATAATTTTGCCAACCAACTTTTTGTATCTTGCCAATTGTTGTATTTTGCAATAAGGGCTTTATTTCCGCTGTTCAAAATTCTTGCTTTTACTTTGCGTGAAGAACTTAACAACAGAGCTTTTGTAGCAATATGAAAGTTATATACATCTCCGGTAATTTCCGGAACATCATTTTGTGCTTTAACGGCAAAATTATAGAACCTTACAAATTTAGTTTGTATTTTTTCCCAAAACTTTGATTTTTCATACTCATTCATAGCAGGAAAAAATGTATTGATCTGATAAATATATTCATTTAATGTTTTCTTATATGTATCTGCTGCTTTCTTATAATCTTCTTTTTGCCAATACAATACGGCTAAATTCTCATATGTTAATGTGATGTTGGGATGGTGTTCTCCCAAAGTTTTCTTTTGAATTCCTAATGCTTCATTCAACAATGGTTCGGCTTTGGACAACTTATCTTGAGATTGATAAAACAATCCGAGTTCATAAATCGCTTGGGCATAAGACGGATGCTCTTTCCCGAATTGTTTCTCATAAATGCCTACAGCTTCTTTTAATAAAGGTTCAACTTTATCGAAACGTCTCATTTGTTGATATAATGATGCCGTATTCCTCAGCAAAACAGCATAATCAGGATGTGATTTTCCCATTCGCCTTTTTTTGATCTTTATCGCATCTAAATAAATCTTCTCAGCTTCTTCATATCGTTTAGTCAGTTGATAGAGCAATGCTAAATTTACTTCTAAACGTACATAAGTTGGTGATTTTTCTTTTACTTCTTCTCCGGCAAGTTTTATTGATTCTTTCATCAATTTTTCTGCATCTTTATATTTACCTGTCATTTGATAGATCATTGCTCTGTTATTCAGAACAATGGCATATTTAATGCTTTTATCTTCTCCTGTTTTTTTCAAATAATCTTGTGCTTTTATTATATATTCTTCAGCTTTTGTATATAAACCCATATCTTTATATAAAACAGCAATATTATTTAATGATGCAGCATAACCGGTTTTATCTGCACCTTTTTCTCTTTTCTCAAGTGCCTTTTTGGTATATTCTTCTGCAAGTGCATATCTTCCGGTAGTATGATATAAAAGCCCTAAATTGCTGAGTGTTAAACTTGCAAATGTTGAATCGCTCAACTTATTTTCATTATAAATCTTATCTGCTTTCAATAAAGATTTTTCAGACATTTTGTAACTGCTTGAAACATATAATATCTCACCGGTATAATTAAAGTTTTGTCCTTTAATTTTTGGAGGTATTTCATTGGTATTTGCAGGATCAGCAAGGTAAATTGCAAAACCCTTTGCTTGTTTCAAATTTCCTTTTGCTTCATGAGGTGTTGAATTATCACCGAATGAAATGGCATAATTAAAATCTGTAACATCATAGCCTTCTGAAAAATTTGTTAATGTTTCTTTCCATTGTTCTTTAAATTTGTCATTTATATATTCTTCTGATTTATCATAAAGCCTATAAATATCATTTTCAAACACATCATTTGTATTGTCTTTTATTTTATCAGTATCAATCTTTATTTTATCAGTTTTATCTTTTACTATTTTTTTCCAATCTTGATAAACATTTCCGCTTATTGCCGGATGAATGATTCCTGATATTAAAAAAATTAATACCGTTGTAACAATTTGTATTTTTTTCATTTGTCTTATTTTTTAAGTCCGCATTATTATTTTCAAAATATAAATTTATGACTTTTTTTTGATATAACTTCTAAAAATAAAAAAAGCCGGATATTTATCCGGCTAATTTTTAACTAAAACAACTAAATTTATTTGTGACTATTACATTTATGACTGCAATTACTCTTATATTTGCTTCCGCAATCACTCTTTTTAACCAACGGTTTTTTACATTCAGCCGGTAATTTTGTATATGCATCTTTATCTGCTTTTTTATCATCGGCATCATATCCCAATTTTGTAATTGCTTCACAAATTACATCATAATCTGTTTTTTTATCTAAATATTTAACAGTTACTACTTTTGATTTCAAATCAAGTTCTACATCTTTTATTCCTTTTTCATAAGCCAAATAATTTTCAATTGTTTTTTTACAAAGCTCTGATTGTGCCGAAGTTTTTATTTTAACATACTTTAAACCTTGAGCATTAGAAGCTGTGGTAAATGCAAAAAATAAAATTGTTACGATTGATAATGTTTTTAATGTTCTCATTTTAATTTAATTTTAGTTTGTGAATATTTGTTTATTTATTACTGCTTTTTACGAGCGATTTTGACCCGCTTAAAAGCTAATTCTTTGATTTGTTATTCTTTATAAATTTACAATAATGTCTTACTGTTTAATCTTTAATCTTATACCGACAAAAAACTTCCTTCCTGTTACAGGTCCCCAAACCATAGATGCATCAAAATATTCCCCGAAAGGGTTCTCTGCATCAATAATTACATTTTTTTGTTTGTAATTTGATAAGTTTTCAGAACCTGCATAAATATCAAGATGTTTAAACCGTTTTGTTATTTGAACATGCAAAATATAATATGAAGGAGAACTTTCATTTATCCTGAATTCAGCAGGATTTTCACTTAAATCAGGTAAAGGACTTGTTCCTGTAAATTGATTGGTGATGTCCACCATCCATTTATTAAATTTTGTTGCATAAGAAAGTGTTAACAATCCTTTATATTTATTAATTATTGGTTTCTCAATTAATTCGTTATTCATAGTAACATGTACATCATTCAACCGGAATGCTGCTGAAATGTCAAATCTTTTTATCGCCTCAAGGCTAAATTCTGCTTGGAAACTGTTTGAATATGACTTTCCTTTTAAGTTATAAAATCTTATTTCATTTACATCTGTATTAATATCTGCAACCAATTGATTTACAAAATCTGTTCTGTAAAAATCAATGCTGAAATTTGCATTTTTTTTATTTGACAAATGTAATTCTCCGGTAAAATTAACACCATAGTTCCATGCTTCTTCAGCTTTAAAATCTTCTTCAATAACAAGTATTCTTGAACTTGAAAAAATTGCCGGATTTTCAGCAAAAATATTAGAGGTTCTGAATCCTTTACCTGCAGATGCTCGTAAAACAAAATCATGATTTATGTTATACTTCGCATGCAGTCTCGGTGTTACAAAAACACCGTAAAGATTATTAAAATCAGCTCTTATTCCGGCAATTAAGCTAAACTTATCAGGAATTATATAAGTGTATTGAGAAAATATTCCCGGAACAACTTCTGTCCTTGAATAATCTTCGAAATTATATTGTTCATCAAAATCATCATAAACAAAACTTCCGCCGAAATTCAAGTTATTTTGAGTTGACTTAATTATCGTTTGAAAAATTACGTTTGCATAAAAACTGTTCTGAATGCCTGAATATGATTTGTTCCCGAAAAAAGAACTTTGTTCATGTCTTGATAAAGAATATGTGGAACCTACACTTGAATAATCTGTTCCCGGTATCAGAAAACCTAATTTCCCCCAAATCTCATACTGTCGAGTATCAATTTCTATTCCGTAGAAACTTCCGTTATCATCAGGATTTTGGATAAACCCAATCTGCCCTCCGTCTTTTTCGTCTTGCAAAAATCTAATGCCGATTTGCCCGTCCAATTTTCTGTTGTTATCAAACTTCCAACGGTTAATAAAATTATATTGCGACATTAGCGGCATATCAGCAAAACCATCCTTATTTTGGTCATGCAAAAAATCCAATCTTGAACCGTGCAGAAAAAACATTGTTGAAACTTTATCTGTCAGTTTAAATGCAGATGTTATATTTGATTCAAACTTGCCTTCAGAATTGGAGTAAAGATTTAAAAACAAATTTTCAGAATTTTCAGGTTTCTTCAATTCTATATTAATTTGTCCTGTTGCAGATTCATATCCGTTGATGACATCAGCAGTTCCTTTTGATATTTGTACAGATTGCATCCATGTACCCGGAATAAAAGACAAACCGTAAGTTGAAGATAAACCTCTGACAGCCGGCATATTTTCTCGTAATATTTGAGAATATTTACCTGCTAAACCTAACATCTTTATTTGTTTTGCTCCGGTAACTGCATCTGCATAAGTTACATCAACAGTTGCTGTATTCTCAAAACTTTCTGACAGATTACAACACGGCAATTTGTTCAAACCTGCTTCAGTTATAATTTGTTTTGCTTCAATGCTTTGGGATGAATTAAATTGCCCGCCTAAATCAGCATTTATTATAACTTCTTCAATCTCATAACCTTTAGTAAGAAGTATATTTAATATACTTGCATTTTTATTTACTTGAATAGTATCATTTTCATAACCTGTTATTGCAACTATCAACACATTTGTTTCATGTGTTTTCTCTAATTCAAAATATCCGTTAATGTCTGTTGTTGTACCAATGCTTGTATTTATCCAAAAAACACTTACACCTGTTAACGGAATTTGCTTTTCATTATTTTCATTTTCAGTCTTAACATACCCTTGAATTTTTTCTGCAAAAATAAATACGGGTATTATTAAAAATATAAAAATAAAAATCAAAGTTTTATTTCTCATTTTTCTGTATTTAAAATGTTATTGTATATAATTTAAATACAGTACCATCTTAATTAGAGTCTGTCTATAAAGTCTGTGTTTGGTTCAGAATGTTCGAGTTCGAGGCATCCGAAATGTTTATAATCAGGAGTTTACTTTTGTAAATGACTGATTATAAACATGAGGATAACGAAGAAATCGGACATTATGGACAAACACTAATTAACAGCACGATGAACTTAACAATTATCAAAATAATAATTAAGATGATACTTCAGTAAAAAAATGAGAAATCAAATTCGTAAAATACAAATATTATGGAGGAGGTCTATCCCGAACAAATCAGGGGGTTTAATAATTTGAGTTGATGTATCAATAGAATGTTTTTGAGCTTTTTCTTTATAATCAAAAAAATTAAATATTTCAAAACATACTTTTTGAAATATAATTTTAATGGTAGAAAAAGTATAAGGTTCTGATATTTTCAAATAATAGGTATCATCTGAACAGCAATCAGCGTCTTTTTCTGTATCAATTTTGCAAACAGAACCGGAACAACATGTCTTATCAGAAGATTGTTGATTTTCATGTTCATGCATTTGTTTATGCTCATGTTCACCTGTGTTTATATAAATTTCTGATATTTCACAAGATTGGCACTCATGAAAAATCAAGAAAAGTCCGGTAGATGATAATAAAAAAACTACGGAAAAAATTAACAACGCTATTTTATTGAAAATACTCATAAATATTAGAACGTAATATTAATATGAATTATTCTAAAAATCAAAAAAAACTATACTTCCCTGCAAATTATTGTTTCATCGGCAGTGTAAAAATAAAATTACTACCCTCTGACATTATGCTTTCAACCCGAATTTTACCTCCGTGTTTTTCAATAAATTCTTTGCAAAGTATTAAACCGAGACCTGTACCTTTTTCGTTTTCTGTTCCGATTGTAGATGTGTTTTTGTCTATACGAAATAAATCATTTATCAGAACTTCCGGTATCCCGACACCTGTGTCTTTTACAGATATTTCGATAAAATTTTTGTCTTTCTGCATTTTTGTTGAAACAATTACTTTTCCGTTTTTTTGTGTAAATTTTATCGCATTAGATATTAAATTTCGCAATACGCTGTAAATCATATTTTTATCAGCAAAAACCATCTTATTATCAGCAACACTGTTTAATAATTGTATTTCTTTTCTTTCTGCCGACCCTTTGTTTTCGTCAATTACATCAGACAAAATTGTTTTTAGATTTAGACTTTTGGGTGAAAATTGAATTTTACCTGATTGTGAGCGAGCCCATGTAAATAAATTTTCTAATAATTTTAAGGTTGTTATAGAACTGCTGTTTATAAATTTTATTAATTTTTCTCGCTCTTCTTCACTGTATTTTTTGTGATTTTTCAATAACAATTTTGAAAATCCCAGTATTGCAGTAAACGGAGATTTTAAATCATGAGCAATTATTGAGAAAAATTTATCCTTTGTGTTGTTTGCTTTCTCAAGTTCTTCAACAAAAGTTTGAATTTCATCTTTATGTAATTCAAGTTGTTGATTTTTTTCTTCAATTTCTATTTTTTGTGCAAAAAGAATGCGATTTGCTTCACGTTTTTGTAAAAAACTGCGAAGTACAACGAGAACAAACAGGGCCATTAAAATAAAACCTGCAATAAATGAATTACGCATAATTTTTTGCCTTTTTGCTTCTTCGTCATGTACAGCATCTTTTTTCTGCTGTTTTAATTTAATTGCTTGTTTTTCTTTTTCATATTTATATTGATATTCCAAGCCGGTTAATTTTTTTATATTTTTTTCACTGAAAATACTGTCGTTTAGTTCTTTATACAATACATGATTTTCGTATGCTTTTTTATAATTATTTGTTCCGGCATATATATCAGAAAGTTGCTTGTATATTTCTTTTTGATAATCTAAAAATTCCGGTTCAACAGCAATTTTAAGGCTTTTAACAGTATAATCTAATGCTTCGGCATAATTGTTTGTTTTTAAATAAACTGCACCTATACTTTTATATGAATAACAGATATCGAATTTATATCCGAACTCTTTTTTTATTTTCAATGAATTTTGAAAATATTCAAGTGCTTGGGGATAATTGCCTTGTTGAAAATGTATTTCTCCGATACCTTCCA from Bacteroidales bacterium harbors:
- a CDS encoding tetratricopeptide repeat-containing sensor histidine kinase — translated: MKKLTLIITLLIFSSVLLKLNAQTPEIDSLENILHKHTQKDTIRVNLLNETAGKLFLINIDKTIKYIKEAEELANKINFSKGKAESLRLSGIYYHNKSNYRKALEYYQKALIIFEELGDKKEIAKCLYNIGNTHYYQENDSQALKYFQKSLEIKKEIGDKQGISNCLYGIGNIYFIQSNYPQALEYYQKSLKTNDKPEKKQGISDCLTNIGLIHFIQGNYSQALEYYYKALKIAEELGDKPRISDCFNCIGSTHRAQGNYPQALEYSQKALRIAEEIADNNLISYCLEGIGEIHFQQGNYPQALEYFQNSLKIKKEFGYKFDICYSYKSIGAVYLKTNNYAEALDYTVKSLKIAVEPEFLDYQKEIYKQLSDIYAGTNNYKKAYENHVLYKELNDSIFSEKNIKKLTGLEYQYKYEKEKQAIKLKQQKKDAVHDEEAKRQKIMRNSFIAGFILMALFVLVVLRSFLQKREANRILFAQKIEIEEKNQQLELHKDEIQTFVEELEKANNTKDKFFSIIAHDLKSPFTAILGFSKLLLKNHKKYSEEEREKLIKFINSSSITTLKLLENLFTWARSQSGKIQFSPKSLNLKTILSDVIDENKGSAERKEIQLLNSVADNKMVFADKNMIYSVLRNLISNAIKFTQKNGKVIVSTKMQKDKNFIEISVKDTGVGIPEVLINDLFRIDKNTSTIGTENEKGTGLGLILCKEFIEKHGGKIRVESIMSEGSNFIFTLPMKQ